In the Paenibacillus sp. FSL R7-0337 genome, CCACCGGGAAGCGGCAGGAGCTGCTGAAAGGGACCTTGAACAACTTGAACCTGTCGAAGGGTTTGCTGCAATATGTCAAAAACGAGCCCAAACGCCTCCCATGGATCTATAATCTGAAGGACGGATCATCACGGCTGGTCAAGGACAACCGCGAGCTTGAAGCCTTGTTCCCTGCTCCTCCATCCTCCAGACAGGAAGTCAATTTCCCTAAGGATATGGTGCTGAAAGACCTGCCTGCCGCTGACATGCCTATCACCTTAGCCTACGAATACAATGTGAATCTGGACGGAAAAAGTGTCGATGTACCCACCGTATTCACTAAGGGAGGACAAGAGTGGATACCGGTGAAGCCGCTTGCTGCGGCACTCGGCTGGAAGATCGAAGTCATGAACATTAGCGCAACAGGCGACCCTTCCGCGGCCTATATCTATAAAATCACAAATGGTAGCAATCACACGGTTCTTACACCTGTTAACAGCTTCAATTCGGCAAGCCGGCTGTATATCGCACCAGCACAGATCAAGGAGCTTGAGTACAAGAGTGTCAAGGTCACTCCATATCTGAAATAAAATTACTCCAGCGGCGGCACTCTTGCCTTGCGTCTGCAGTACAACAAAGAGGATGTTCCCGGACGGCGCGGCCGTGTAGGAACATCCTCTTTGACTATGATGCGCTGGGTCCTGGGGTATGTCCCCTCAGACTGTAGCGCTATGAAGTTAATTCTGTTTGGCCGGCTGCAGCTGATCCCGCTGCTGACTGGAGATGAAGAAGAGCGCCGTCCAGATCAGCGCGAAGCCGACAATCTGCGGCAGGGTTACAAGCTGCTGATAGACCACCCAGTTAATCAGAATACCGGTCATCGGGAAGCTGAGTTCGGCCAGGGTTGCTACCGAAGCTTTGGTCGTATTCAGTCCCTTGTAGTAGAGCAGCATGCTGAGCAGTCCGGGCAGCAGCGCCTGCAGCAGCAGGTTAACGGCAACTGCCGCCGAGCCGCTGACTCCGCCGCTCAACTGCCACGGGGCGCCTTCCATACTTGTAATTACGAACAGCAACGGGAGCGCCAGAATGAAGCGCAGTGAGGTTACCGTCTCATATTTCATTGAGCCCAGCAGATAACGGCCCATGACTGTAGAGCCGCCCCACAAAGCGGCAGCGCCCAGCGCCATCAGGCTTCCTACACCCATGAAGCTGTTCACATGGCCGAAGGGAATCGTCCAGCCGAAGGTCAGCAGGTACGTCCCGGCCAGGGCAACGATAAGCAGCGGTGCGAAATGGCGCGGCAAGCGTTCTTTTAGAATAACAGCGGCAAGACCAATGGCGAACAAGGGCTGAAGCTTCTGTAGCAGCAGCACGGCATTGAAGTCTCCGCTGGATAAGGCTTTGGTGAACAGAATGGTCGCTACGGCTGAGCCGCCCCACGATACCACTAGCAGTGCTGCGGCCTGACGCAGACGTACACCCTTCAGCTCTGCGCGGTTACGCCACATTACCGGAGTGGCAACCAGGAAGAGCACAACATGCTCAAGCAGTACAATCTGGGATGAAGTCAGGGATTTCAGCAGGATAATGCGGAACAGCGGGTCAACGCCCCATAAGGCCGCCCCCATAACCACCAGCCAGAATCCGCTGCGCACCGGTGCGGTACGCAAGCCTTGGGATGAAGCAGATACATTACTCATCTTTCATTCTCCTTGTCGATACAAACCCTCGATAGAGACCAAAAACCCCCGTGTCTCCTGTAAACAGGACAAACATCGGGGGTTGTTATCAATAAAGACATACGGAATAGACCCGCCGCCTTTATCTTATGATCCTCTCCCATCCGGACTTTACCGTCGGCTCTGGATTGTCACCAGATCAGTCGCTTCCTCTTGTGATAGAGTAACGAGTCGCGGGCTTAGTTCTCACGAACATCACCGCCGGTCAGGAATTTCACCTTACCCCGAGAATCTTGTATTCTGTTATTATTTTCACAATCTCAGAATACCTCTGATTTTTGATTTCGTCCAGCTTTTTATGAAAATAATCATTATATTTCATTAAGTATTCATTCAAACCATCATTCTGCTAACGCAATCTGCGTGCCGCATCCAGGTTCTGGTTCATTTGGCAGAAACGGCAGTGTGCGCTACACTATAGTATGAACATTTATCATCCCTAATATAGAGATCTATTTGGAGGTTATTATGAAAAGAAGTTTTCCGACCAATCTGCTGTATTCCATCCTAGCTCTGGCCGGCCTTGCCATCATCGGCTTCATGGCTTATGTTATCGCCGCTTTTACAGGAGGGATGCTCTTCTATGGTCCGCTGGCCCTCGTCGTCGCTTCAGGGCTGGCTGTACTCTCCGTGCTCAGCATCTTTGGCCTGTTCAGCAGCAAGGTACGCCGGGTGATCCTGGCCGCTTTTGCCGGAATCTGTGTGCTGGCAGCCGCAGGCCATGAGATTAGACAAGCTTATATCAACAGCTTAGCCGAGGTTAGCGAGCAGGAGGTTAATCTGAATCAGTATGCCCCTTTTGCAGCAAATACCAAAGCCGCATCCCTGAACCATAAGGCTTCCTACCAGCTCATGGAGAACCTGCCGCGCCTGGATGGAGCAACAGCGCTGTACCCGCTGTATTCGGCTTTTGCCCAAGCGGTCTACCCGCAGGATAATTATTCCCCCTTCGTCCAGAAGGAAGGGACAGATTTCGTGGTGTGCACCAGCACCTCCGAGGCTTACAAACGACTGATTACGGGAGAGGCCGATATCATCTTCGCTGCGGCGCCTTCGCTGGCCCAGACAAAGCAGGCGAAGCTTGCAGGCGCCCAGCTGAAGCTTACCCCGATCGGGCGCGAAGCGTTCGTCTTCTTCGTCAACAAGCGCAATCCGGTCAACAGCATGACTACGGAGCAGATTAAGGATATCTATTCCGGCACCCTGACCAACTGGGAGCAGGTCGGCGGTAAGGATGACCCGATCCGGGCATTCCAGCGGTCAGAGGACAGCGGCAGCCAGACCAAGCTGCAAAAAATCATGGAGGACCGCCAGCTTATGGCTCCGCCGAAGGAGAATGTGGCAGACGTCATGAGCGGCATTATCAGCCTGACCGCCAGCTACCGCAATTACAAGAATGCGCTGGGCTTCAGCTTCCTGTTTTACGCCTCACAGATGAATGCCAGTGATGAGATTAAGCTGCTGGCCATCGATGATGTGCCACCGTCCAAGGAGAGCATCCGCAGTGGAGAATATCCGTTCACGACTGAGTTCTACGCCGTAACGGCCGGCAGCACGAACCCGAACATCGAGCCGTTCCTGGACTGGATTCTGTCTGCTGAGGGCCAGGAGCTGGTTGAGAAGACCGGTTACACTCCAGTGAAATAGGCAGAACACCAGCATCCTAAAGAGATAAGAGGATGCTGGTGACTCATCGCTTTCTGATGGCATAACATACAGCCAACACACCCCGCGCCTGCCCATTGTAATCGGTTTTCCACATACATTCGGTCCACACACCACCGCCATTGCCCAATGTGTGCGGTTTTCCGCATACGTTCTGAAGTGTTCTCCCTCTCAGCCGGCGCTCCGCCTAAGTCTGGCCAATTTAAGAGTTTTATCTCTCACCCACCGCTTGTATAGGGCAGCATTGTTGCACTTTTTGCAGGACTTCTCTATTACTGTTACTGGCTGGGGTACATTGTTGCATCATTTGCAGGAATTATGGTGTTTAGAGTCAGTTAGCGCTGGATTTGTTGCAATTCATGCAAGATTTCAACATAAACCGTTCCTATCGAACAGTATTGCTGCAATTCGTGCAGGATTTCTCAATTAATGTTACTGGCTGTGGAGCAATGGACCCTTCCCTTATCGCAGCACCCATTGTATTTGCTTTTTCGCATACATTCGCCCGCATACATTCGCCTGCAAACCGCTGTACCCGCCCATTGTATTCGCTTTAATACGAAAATAAAAATATCGGAAAATGCGCCGCAGACTGGGTTTTTGACAAAAAAAGACCCACCGCCCCAAAAAACGTTTCGTTTTTTTGAAAAAGGGAAGACTATGGGATAGGATTCAATTGAACACTATATCCTAACTGCTGGATATATTTCACGTACCTATCTAACGTGTTTTTCTTGGACGTCTCATCGCCTAGTGAGACGTCTATTTCTTGGTATGACCTCTTCTCCCGCATCAGGGCATGGAGGATTCGAATCAGCAAATGCGCGGTGGCGACGTTTGCTTTTTTATCGCCTCGTCTCTTTCGAATTCGTCGAAAGAATTGTCCGATCCGGTTCGAGGAGCGAGAGTTTGCCCAAGCCGCCTGACACAAGGCCCCTTTCAGATGCTTGTTCCCTTGCATCGTTTTTGACTTTCTTCGCTTTCCAGCGCTTTCGTTGTTCCCTGGACACACCCCCGCCCATGAAGCAAACTGCGCATCACTCGGGAACATTTCCGCGACATGCGGCCCCACTTCGGCAAAGATGGTCACGGCAGACGTCCGCTCAATTCCTGGAATGGAGTCAATTTGTTCAATCTTCTCCAGGTACGGTTCTGCCTTCGCCTCGATTCGAGCTTCCAGTTCCGTGATCCTTTTCTCCAAATAGACCAAGTGGTCCCAGTGGTCTCGAATCATCTCGCGGTGATGACGGCGCAACTTGCCATTGAGCGCGTCTAGCAACTGCGGGACTTTCTTTTTTAAACGGGTTTTGACCAGGCTTTTAACTGTCATTTCGTCGATGACCTCGCCGTCCATGATCTTCTGGAGCAGGCCCCGTCCCGAAACCCCATATAAATCGGACATAAAGGTGGTTAGCTTGATGTTAGCATCCTGCAGGATTTTGTGGATGCGGTTTTTCTCCGCCGTCACCGCCTGCACCATCTTACTCCGGTAACGGGTCAAGTCTCGCAAATCCCGGATGTCCTGTTCGGGCACCATACTGCCTTCAATGAGCCCGCAACGGTGCAATTGCGCTAACCAGCGCGCATCTTGCATGTCACTTTTTCGACCCGGCGTATTCTTTACCCGCTGGGCGTTGGCCAAGACCAGATCACAACTGCCCTCTAAGATGTTCCATACCGGTTTCCATAACACGCCCGTGCTCTCCATCACCACCTCCCGGCAGCCGTGTTCACTCAGCCAATCTTGCAGGCCTAGCAATTCTTTGGTTGTCGTCCCAAAGGTTTTCAGGTGACATTGTGGTTTCTGTTCGATCGGTCCTTTCAACACGCAGGCCACAACGGTTTCCTGGTGCACGTCCAGACCGGCGCAACACATACGTACAGCATCCATTCCAACCATCCTCCATCGTCAGTTTACAAATCATGCGCTCGAGTGAGTGTAATTTAATACACGTACTTTTGGGGCTACAATAGGCGATGCTCGAAAAGCGCAATAGAACGGTTTTTCGCACGGGGTGTATCCCAGTAACCGTTTCCGCCCTTTGATTTGTATATGTAGTGTTGACGACTACAGCCTCATTTAGAATGGATGCGACGGATGCCACCCGCTTATTTTCATTCCTGGGGGTGACAAGGCCTCTGTCTTGTCATGCCTGTTTTTCGAATATATTCGGCCCGCATACAGACAGCAGCCCTCCCGGAGTTCTTCCTCCGGCGAGGGCTGCTGCCTGTAAACTTATCCCAAGTAATGTTCGAAAATCCGTCTGCGCTTCTCCCCGTCCGGGTCATTCACCACAAGCGAGAATTGGTCAAATATCATCGTTGCCCGCGTCTTCGGCGTGTACTGCGGCCAATCCAGTCCCGGCACTGCCGGATCTCCACTATGGGCGAAGGCAGTCCAGGCGGTCTGCATCGCCTCGGCCACTGCCTCCATCTCTGGCGTCACGCTCAGGCCATACTGCTTCAGCAGCGGGAGGTTGTTGAAGACATACAGAATCTCCGCGCCGTGAATGGCTTTCTCCAGCAGGGGATGCCCGGCCACCGTCCAGTCGAAGCGGTACATCCAGACGGGGGCATGCCCTTGCTGCTTCTCCGCGAACGAAATCGAGCTGGCCCAGAAGAAGAGGTCAGTCAGCACCTCCGCCTGTCCTTCCCAGGTCTGGCTGTAATCGGAGGTCAGCTCGGAGAGGTCACCCACTCCCATCAGCTGCTCCAGCGCTTTGAGCGATTGCTCGAAGTTATCCGCCTTCTGCCCCTCCCGGAAGAACAGATTGCCTTCGTGCAGATTCGTTCCGATCAGCACGGGAATGCCGCTGGCCGCTCCCGCTGCGATGGCCTGTACCGGCTCAACCGGCAAGGTGCCCGGCTCAACAACCGGCTGGAAAAACATATTCATCGAATCTCCAGACAGCTTGTACGCCATCCGGCCTGCGGCTTCCATGATCTCTCCGGCCGACAGCGTATGCAGAGGCTGCGTATCGCCGCCGGGCTGAAGGCCCAGCTCTGCCAGGAAAGCGGCGGCAATCTGCCCGCCCAGCTCTTCATTCAGTGTCTGCGCCGCCCCGCTCTCCATAATGGCCTGGCCGAACAGTCCCTTCGCCGCAGGCATCGCGAGCAGTGCAGCAATACTCATGCTCCCTGCTGACTCTCCGAAGACTGTGACACGCCCCGGATCCCCGCCGAAGGCAGCGATATTCTGCTGCACCCATTCCAGGGCGGCAATCTGATCCAGGAGGCCCAGGTTGCTGCCCAGTCCTCCGCCCAGCGGAGACAGATGCAGGAAGCCGAGCGGACCCAGCCGGTAATTCACGGTAACCACCACGACCTTCCCCGAGACGGCCAGCTTGCTGCCCTCGAACATCGGCTGGCTGCCTGCGCCGGTAACGAAGGTGCCGCCGTGAATCCACACCATCACCGGCAGCGCTTCGGTCTCCTCCGCAACCGCCGGGGACCAGACATTCAGATATAGACAGTCTTCATCATAAATAGGGGTGGTGCCGCCGAACCGCGTCCCGCTGGTGCTGACCGGCTGCAGGCTGACCGGTCCGAACTGGACGGCCTCCCGTACGCCGCTCCAGGACTCCGGCGGCTGCGGTGCCCGGAAGCGCAGCTCTCCAAGCGGCGGGGCAGCGAACGGGATGCCGCGCCACACGTTCACGCCGTTTCCCGCTTCTCCCTTCAGTTGCCCATAAGCTGTATTCACCAGTTGTTCTGTCATTGCACTCATTCCTTTTCGCATTATTCCTCAGTCTTTTCTTCGATTTCTTCGATGACTCTGTAGAGCCCGGAGCGGAAGCGGAACCACTGGAAGATATGGGTCATTACCACCTTAAGCACGGCGTAGCCCGGCACCGCAAGTATGATACCGAGTACACCGAACATTTTTCCGGCAAAAATAATCACAAAAATAATCGTAATCGGGTGAATCTTCAGCGATTTCCCCATAATCTGCGGCGAGATGAACTTTCCTTCAATCAGCTGGACCGCTGTCCAGACAATGACCATCTTCAACAGCATAAACGGTGAGGTCACCATCGCCACAATCAGCGCAGGGGTAATCGCAATGGCTGGTCCCAGATAAGGAACTACAGCCGTACAAGCGGCAACGATCGCCAGAACCAGCGAATACTCCAGCCCGATAATCAGATATCCGATATAGAGCAGTGCTCCGATGCAGCAGCTGACAATAATCTGGCCGCGGATATACGATGCGATCTGATTGTTCATTTCCTGCATCACCATCCGGGACTGCGGCCGCAGCGCGGTAGGGATGAGTCTCATCAGATAGTCGGGCAATCTTTTGCCGTCGCGCAGGAGATAGAAGAGAATGAATGGTGTAGTCACTACAGCCAGCACAATTTCGGTCAGTGTTCCGACGAAGCTGCCTACGCCGCTGACGGCATTATTCAGGAAGGCGGTGGCCCAGGTCGTCACCTTGCTGGTGATATCACTAAGGTCCGTACCTACACTCGACTGAATCTTATTGAACAATTCACTGCCGGTAAGCTGGACGAACTCCTCCTGAATCTGATCACTATAGACGGGGAAATTGTCAATCAGGCCCATGAGCTGGGTGCGGATGATCGGGATGACCATCAGCAGCACCAGCGTAATGATCCCGATAATAATCAGATACAGAATGACAATGCCATATGCACGCTTCACCCGGCTTCTCTTCTCCAGACGGTCCACCAGCGGATTCAGTAGATAGTAGGCGATCCCTGAGAGCAGCAGCGGCGCTGCCACCGTATGCAGAAGCACAGACAGCGGCTTGAACACAAACGGAATCTTTGAGAATACGAGTATTGTTAAGCCTACCAGCAACGCAATCAGCAGACCTACCACAAACTTGTTGTTCAGAAAAAACTTCTTAAATTTATCCGGCCATACCTGCCGTCTATCCATATCCTGCCGCCCCCTAGCTGCAACTCTTACCTGTTAAGTGTGATTATTTGCACTATGTATAAGCATAGTAACCCTGTGGCTGCAAGTCAAATCAGGGAGGCCTTCTTTTACAGCGAACCGGGACAGCTTACTGAAAGCGCAAATCAACAATACTTCCGGTCCTCTTGAAGCCCACCGACTGATAGACCTTATTGGAATCGGGATTCGCCGCATCGGCATAGAGCATGGGCGTTATGTCCCTGCTGAGCAGCTCAGCACACAGGGCAGCTACGGCCGCACTGGCATACCCGTGCTTGCGGAATTCATGCGGAGTGTACACCTCATTAATCCGTGCATGTCTGGCAGACTGATGGGCCAGATTAACCATGGACACCGGCTGGTCCTTGTCGATCCACAGACGGAGCTTGCCGGACTCCGTGACCGCCCCGGCATAGTCCAGATGATCCTCCGGTGCACTCTCCATACCGAAGCAATCCTGCACGAATCCGGCTAAATACCCGGCGATGAGCGGAATATCGCCTGGCTCCGCCTGATGCAGCTTCCCGCTGACACCATGCGGCAGCTGCACCTGCGGGCAGTGATAGGCTTCCATCATCATCCGTACCTGGTAGGTCTTTCCTGTAAGCTCGCCGTACGCATCGGCGAACAGCTTCCCTGTCTCCGGCGTTCCGTTAACCCCCGGTAATCCGCGGTCCTCCAGCATTTCCGCCAGCTGCCGGACAAGGGAACAGCGCCTCTCTTCATCCAGCTCCGGCGATAACCATAACCACGAGTTACGCCCTGGGGCATGGGCGAAAATCAGGTCATTCTCCTCCGTCTTCAGCCGCATGGACTCCTGATTCCCCGCGATCAGATGAATCAGGTTATATTCTACCTCTTCCTGTATGAACAGCCTGCTGTGCAGCACATCATCCTCCGGCCCGAAGCTTACAAACATTGGGCTTCCCCCTCTTTGACTTTTCTATCTATTGTAAAGCCCCCATTGGAAAAAATAAACAGCCCGCAGCCGGAATTATTCCGTCAACGGGCTGTACTAAGCCTCTTATGTTATTTCTTCTTCTTCCCTTTGGCACCCTTCGGGGTCGCGGCCTTGAAGCCTTCTTCATAGGTATAGAGCAGATTCTCTTCGAGCTGTTCTCCCTTCAACACCTTGCGCACCAGGCTTTTGGCAGTCTTAGGGGTGACATCCCTGTACCATACGCCTTCGGGGTAGGAGATCACCACACAGGCATCCGAACATCTTCCGTTACATCGGGTTATTGTTGTATGTATCAGCGCGTCTGCCCCTTGTTTCGTAATCTCATCCTCAATCGCTTCCGCTACCTCTTCGCCCTTGTGCTTCTTGCAGTCACTTCCGTTACAGATCAGCAGATGGCTGACCGTTCCTTGCAGATTCCAGGTTGTCATGACAGTTCCGCCCCCTTCAATTACAACAATAACCTGCTTGCCCTATAACCCTAAACTCTAACCCCCTTTTCGGGGATCGTCAATAGAAGGAAAGGCTGTTATACTATCATTGAGAATGATTATCACCCATGAAAAGAGTGACTCAAAATATGCAGACGCGAAATGCCGGCCGTTCATTGCCTAATCCTCACAGCTTTTATATTCCGGTACGTGTAATGGCACTGGATCAAGCCTCCTTTAACGGGGACAATCCCACTCAGCCCTTCACCTCATTCCTGGTGGTGATCACCAGAGGAAGCGAAGTCATCGAGCTGGATGGCGAACGCATCCGTCTATCCGGCGGTCATATTCTGTACAGTGACAGTTCGGTGGATATCACGCTGCCCCGCAGCCATAAGCTGCAGGGTGTATGGATTGAATATGCGGCGATCTCCGGCAACATCCGGACGTTCAGCCCGCTGAACCATCGTCAGCCGGTCCGAAGCTGTCCGTCCCACGTAAGCACGCTTGCTGTGCAGCTTCTTAGCGACTGGAACCAGCCGGAGCAGCGCAAGCCGTTTGCCTTGCAAGCTCTGTTCACGGAGCTGCTCAGTGAGCTATATGACAGTTCTGCGGAGTACGCAGAGCCGCCCTCTCAGTGGATTGACCGTATCCTGCAATATATAGAATCCCATTATAATGAAGATTTGACGAGAGAACAGGCTGCCGGGCTTGCCGGAATCACCCCGGAGCATTTCTCCCGGAGCTTCCGCAAGTTCACCGGACAGACCTTCAACCAATACATAACGCTGCTGCGCATCCGCAAGGCCCAGCAGCGTATCCTTACAGGAGCCCCGAATCTGAGTACGCTGGCGCTTGAGGTAGGGTACAGCGAAGGAACCTATTTAAGCCGCAAATTCAAGCAGGTCGTAGGAATTTCGCCATCATCCTATCACCGTAAGAGCAAATCCGTAGTCTCGCTGAACTTTAATCATACGGCCAGTCTCCATGCGCTCGAAGTCGTTCCCAGGCTGGGAGTCTATTCGGCCTGGATGGAGAGCCTGCAGCCCGTTCCTTCCAGGAAGAAACTGCTGGATGAAGGAATCAGCTCCTCAGGTCTTTATGAACGTCTATCGTCCGCCCGGCCGGATGTCATTATCAGCTACTCCTTGCCCGACAAGAGCAAGCAGCTCCTGTCCGTCGCACCGGTGATTGAGATTCCCTTCATGCAAATGGACTGGCGGGAGCAATTCCGCCTGATTGCCGAGGTGACCGGACGCCAGCCGCAGGCAGAGGCCTGGCTAAGCCTCTATGACTGGCATTGTCACCAGGCTAACCAGCTGCTGGACCGGCGGATCGGTGACCGGGGGACCGCCATAGTCCTGGAGCTTGGCACAGAGGCGGCCTACTGCTTCAGCAGCAGTTACGGCCGCGGAGCACAGATTCTGTATCATGATCTTGGCTTCCGCCCGCCGCTTGGCCTCGTTGCCGAGGGACTGCTGGAGAAGGGCTACCTGGAGATCGCCTTCCATAACATTGCCCGCTACCCCGCTGACCATATCTTCATTACCTCAAGCAGGGAGGCTGCTGAAGCGCTGGAGCCGCTGCAGAGCTTACTTCATCCTGTACACCAACATCATACCGATGATTCTCCAGGCGGAAGAATCTATTTCCTGAATCAGCCCTGCATGTTCTACGGCTTCGACCCCCTCTCCTCCGAAGCGCAATTGAAGGTCCTGGTGCAGGCGCTGACATCATAAATTTACATAGCCGGACATCACATTCAGCCATAGTCTAATCCGGGCAAACTCTGTAAAGTGTTATTGAGAATGATAATCGTTCTACATTAAGGAGGCAACCTCTTGAAGATCCCGTATTTACGTTCACGCAACATCCACCTGAAGCATTGGATCGTAGTAACTCTGCTTCTGGCATTGACTCTTATGGCCTCGGCTTGTGGAAACAACACCTCTACTACCAGCAGTGGTGCTGCTTCAGCTAATGCTACTGGAGCACCCGACTCCACTCCTCAGCCGGAGAAGGCTGCTGCCACCACAGCTCCGGATTTCCATACTGTGACAACTGTGAATGGAGATATTGAGGTGCCGGCAGCACCGCAGCGGATTGTGGCCGAGGAATATCTGGGCAGCTTGATTACACTGGATACGATTCCGGTCGGTGCTCCGGGGCTTACACTGGAGAATGTGTACTTCAAGGAATTCCTGACAGGAGTCGCCGATACCGGCACATACGGTAAAATGTCACCGGAGAATATCCTCGCGCTGAATCCCGACTTAATTATCTCAGGCAATGCAGACAGCTATGCCGCACTCAGCCAGATTGCCCCAACGGTTATTGTGCCGTACGGTGATTTGAAGAATGCGCATGAAGAGCTGACCTATTTCGGCAAGCTGCTGGGCAAGGAGCAGGAGGCAGCAGCATGGCTGGCTGATTACGATAAGCGGATTGCTGACGCCAAGGCCCGTGTAGATGCAGCCGTTCCTGCCGGGGCCACCTTCAGCATTCTCGAGCATGCAGACAAATCCACCTGGGTCTATGGGGACAACTTCGGACGCGGAGGCCAGCCCATCTATCAGGCGCTGGGGCGCAAGCCGCCGGCTGGAGTGGCTGCTGAAATTATGGAGAAGCAGTGGGCTGAATTATCCGCCGAGACTCTGAGCAAGTATGCGGGTGATTATCTGGTCATCACCGACAATACCTGGACTGCTCAAGACTTCCAGGCAGACCCGATCTGGGGCAGTCTGCCGGCGGTCAAGAACGGGAAGATCTATGTATGGAAAGAAGAGCGCTCCTGGTATTATGATCCGATTGCCGTTCTGGCCCAGACGGAGGAGCTGGCCGATTGGCTGACCTCGACACCACAATA is a window encoding:
- a CDS encoding ABC transporter substrate-binding protein — its product is MKIPYLRSRNIHLKHWIVVTLLLALTLMASACGNNTSTTSSGAASANATGAPDSTPQPEKAAATTAPDFHTVTTVNGDIEVPAAPQRIVAEEYLGSLITLDTIPVGAPGLTLENVYFKEFLTGVADTGTYGKMSPENILALNPDLIISGNADSYAALSQIAPTVIVPYGDLKNAHEELTYFGKLLGKEQEAAAWLADYDKRIADAKARVDAAVPAGATFSILEHADKSTWVYGDNFGRGGQPIYQALGRKPPAGVAAEIMEKQWAELSAETLSKYAGDYLVITDNTWTAQDFQADPIWGSLPAVKNGKIYVWKEERSWYYDPIAVLAQTEELADWLTSTPQ